Proteins encoded in a region of the Salvelinus fontinalis isolate EN_2023a chromosome 17, ASM2944872v1, whole genome shotgun sequence genome:
- the LOC129813901 gene encoding kidney mitochondrial carrier protein 1-like isoform X2 gives MSNLNWKPFVFGGLASVTAECGTFPIDLTKTRLQVQGQVGDSKYREIRYRGMLHAIGRICREEGISALYSGLAPAMLRQASYGTIKIGTYQSFKRLLVDRPEDETLLTNVLCGVLSGVISSSIANPTDVLKIRMQAQGSVIQGSMVGNFINIYQQEGTRGLWKGVSLTAQRAAIVVGVELPAYDLAKKHLILDCHMGDNIYTHFLSSFACGLAGALASNPIDVVRTRMMNQTCGAVTYQGTLDCLLQTSRSEGFMALYKGFFPNWLRLGPWNIIFFVTYEQLKKMEV, from the exons ATGTCCAACTTGAACTGGAAACCATTCGTTTTTGGCGGTCTGGCGTCCGTCACTGCAGAATGCG GTACATTTCCTATAGATTTGACCAAGACGCGGCTGCAAGTTCAAGGCCAAGTGGGCGACagcaagtacagagagattcgaTACCGGGGAATGTTGCACGCCATCGGCAGAATATGCAGAGAGGAGGGAATAAGTGCACTTTATTCAGG TCTCGCCCCTGCAATGTTGCGCCAGGCATCCTATGGGACCATAAAGATTGGCACATACCAGAGCTTCAAAAGACTACTGGTGGACAGGCCAGAAG atgaGACGTTGTTGACCAACGTGCTGTGTGGTGTTCTGTCTGGAGTCATCTCCTCGTCCATCGCCAACCCCACGGACGTGCTGAAg ATCCGTATGCAGGCTCAGGGCAGTGTGATCCAGGGAAGCATGGTGGGAAACTTCATCAACATCTACCAACAGGAAGGAACCAGGGGGCTGTGGAAG ggTGTGTCTCTGACAGCGCAGAGAGCAGCCATCGTAGTGGGGGTGGAGCTTCCTGCCTATGACCTCGCTAAGAAACACCTGATTCTGGATTGTCACATGGGTGACAACATTTACACACACTTCTT GTCCAGTTTTGCGTGTGGTCTGGCGGGGGCTCTGGCCTCTAATCCCATAGACGTGGTCCGCACACGCATGATGAACCAGACATGCGGAGCTGTCACCTACCAGGGAACACTGGACTGCTTACTTCAG ACATCACGGTCTGAGGGCTTCATGGCACTCTACAAAGGCTTTTTCCCCAACTGGCTCCGTCTCGGCCCATGGAACATCATC TTCTTTGTTACCTACGAACAGCTGAAGAAGATGGAGGTCtga
- the LOC129813901 gene encoding kidney mitochondrial carrier protein 1-like isoform X1, whose protein sequence is MSNLNWKPFVFGGLASVTAECGTFPIDLTKTRLQVQGQVGDSKYREIRYRGMLHAIGRICREEGISALYSGLAPAMLRQASYGTIKIGTYQSFKRLLVDRPEDETLLTNVLCGVLSGVISSSIANPTDVLKIRMQAQGSVIQGSMVGNFINIYQQEGTRGLWKVGIWTHTHTHTHTFNPPHSLSLSQGVSLTAQRAAIVVGVELPAYDLAKKHLILDCHMGDNIYTHFLSSFACGLAGALASNPIDVVRTRMMNQTCGAVTYQGTLDCLLQTSRSEGFMALYKGFFPNWLRLGPWNIIFFVTYEQLKKMEV, encoded by the exons ATGTCCAACTTGAACTGGAAACCATTCGTTTTTGGCGGTCTGGCGTCCGTCACTGCAGAATGCG GTACATTTCCTATAGATTTGACCAAGACGCGGCTGCAAGTTCAAGGCCAAGTGGGCGACagcaagtacagagagattcgaTACCGGGGAATGTTGCACGCCATCGGCAGAATATGCAGAGAGGAGGGAATAAGTGCACTTTATTCAGG TCTCGCCCCTGCAATGTTGCGCCAGGCATCCTATGGGACCATAAAGATTGGCACATACCAGAGCTTCAAAAGACTACTGGTGGACAGGCCAGAAG atgaGACGTTGTTGACCAACGTGCTGTGTGGTGTTCTGTCTGGAGTCATCTCCTCGTCCATCGCCAACCCCACGGACGTGCTGAAg ATCCGTATGCAGGCTCAGGGCAGTGTGATCCAGGGAAGCATGGTGGGAAACTTCATCAACATCTACCAACAGGAAGGAACCAGGGGGCTGTGGAAGGTAGgcatatggacacacacacacacacacacgcacacttttaacccccctcactctctctcgctctctcagggTGTGTCTCTGACAGCGCAGAGAGCAGCCATCGTAGTGGGGGTGGAGCTTCCTGCCTATGACCTCGCTAAGAAACACCTGATTCTGGATTGTCACATGGGTGACAACATTTACACACACTTCTT GTCCAGTTTTGCGTGTGGTCTGGCGGGGGCTCTGGCCTCTAATCCCATAGACGTGGTCCGCACACGCATGATGAACCAGACATGCGGAGCTGTCACCTACCAGGGAACACTGGACTGCTTACTTCAG ACATCACGGTCTGAGGGCTTCATGGCACTCTACAAAGGCTTTTTCCCCAACTGGCTCCGTCTCGGCCCATGGAACATCATC TTCTTTGTTACCTACGAACAGCTGAAGAAGATGGAGGTCtga